The Nostoc sp. NIES-3756 DNA window TTTATTTACTAAGATTTACTTAGTTGATAATGCTCAAAAATCACTTTCTGCCCATCTCTCTGTAGTGCGATCGCTCTTCCTTTTGCCGATTGCGTACATATCAGTTTTACCGATAAATGTGCATAAATAAGGAGTAACCACTAGCCATCAGAATGAAAAGTATAATTGCAGAATATATCACTACATCTCTAACTATAAATAAAATCCAATCTTTCCTTAATTCTTGTTTAAATTTGAGTTCTTGTAGTTTTCGCTCAAGTCTTGAATTTTCTGGGGACTGTTTATTTTCCGTTAAAACAATTAAAGGATTTTCACCTTTGCTAGCTATTATCCGTGATATATCTATTACATCTTTCATTCGCTAGATGCCTACAATTTCGGTTTCTAAGTTTTGCTTATTATCTGTAATCCAAACTTGTTTGCCTTGCTGTTTCGCTTCTATAGCAACTGCTAACAGCGTAATTCCTTTTAGTAACACTTCAGCCGTATCTCCATTCGTCTGCTGTTTTAGATTATTTATTACTGCATACAATTCTGACGACAATTCTAAATTAATTTGCATTTTTTCAAGTTGATTTTTAGTAATCTTTTCTAGTACAATCTATTCTAAAAATAGAATATTAACAATAAAATCTTATTGAGGTGTTGACTTTTTTAACCATCTTGATGCTTCGTTGTAAAACTTAAACTTACTTTCACTATCACGAAACTCTTTAGTATGAACCATTCTTCTTCCCTGAACCCACTTTGTCCCGTGGTATTTATGCAATAATTCGTGATATAGCACAAATTCA harbors:
- a CDS encoding DNA-binding protein, whose amino-acid sequence is MQINLELSSELYAVINNLKQQTNGDTAEVLLKGITLLAVAIEAKQQGKQVWITDNKQNLETEIVGI